The following proteins are co-located in the Fructilactobacillus carniphilus genome:
- the alsS gene encoding acetolactate synthase AlsS: MNGAEALVQSMINQGIQYCFGIPGAKVDQLFEALEYCPDERAPKLIVTRHEQDAVFMAAAIGRLTGKPGVAMVTSGPGVSNLATGLLTATTEGDPVIALGGQVPQDDINRATHQAARNTDILRDVTKSSVEIHDANNASEVFTNAYQTAMAPKQGATFISLPQNVLAEEVTRPVLQPLGKVDHGRAGKATLTAITERIQKAKRPVILAGMRSSAPANTQAIRDLIQKYALPVVETFQGAGVVSKDLVDRYFGRIGLFKNQLGDSILRDSDLVLAVGYDPVEYEPRNWHNNDTPIINIDDVQTELSNDFQPVIDTQTSVAKTLESITDALPDQPEFPADTLAELNRLRSEYDKIDEENYRQYEQAGDQERLNPLNLLEVVQNNVTEDTPITVDIGSHYIWMARYFKSYQPRTLLFSDGMQTLGVSLPWAIAASLVRPNQKIVSVSGDGGFLFSGQELETAVRLNSNIVQLIWNDSHYDMVRFQEIAKYGKDSGVDFNNINYAEIANGYGATGIRVNNLDEFEDAFKKAMKTDGPVVIDIPVDYSNNIKLKTSKLL, encoded by the coding sequence ATGAACGGTGCCGAAGCGCTCGTCCAATCAATGATTAACCAAGGCATCCAATATTGCTTTGGAATCCCTGGGGCCAAAGTCGATCAATTGTTCGAGGCCCTCGAGTATTGTCCAGATGAACGTGCACCTAAACTCATTGTAACACGCCACGAACAGGATGCTGTGTTCATGGCAGCTGCCATCGGTCGGTTAACCGGAAAGCCCGGCGTCGCCATGGTTACTTCCGGACCCGGCGTTAGCAACTTAGCCACCGGATTATTAACGGCAACTACCGAAGGTGATCCTGTGATTGCCTTAGGGGGTCAAGTTCCGCAAGACGACATTAACCGGGCCACCCACCAAGCCGCTCGAAACACTGACATTCTGCGTGACGTAACCAAGAGTAGCGTTGAGATTCACGATGCCAACAATGCTTCTGAAGTCTTTACCAACGCTTACCAAACGGCCATGGCGCCTAAACAAGGAGCGACTTTCATCTCCCTGCCCCAAAACGTACTGGCCGAAGAAGTCACCCGTCCCGTTTTGCAACCCTTGGGTAAGGTGGACCACGGTCGGGCTGGAAAGGCCACTTTGACTGCCATTACCGAGCGGATTCAAAAAGCCAAACGTCCGGTGATTTTAGCCGGCATGAGGTCCTCTGCGCCAGCTAATACGCAGGCCATCCGTGATCTGATTCAAAAATACGCCCTGCCCGTCGTTGAAACTTTCCAAGGCGCCGGCGTCGTTTCCAAGGACCTAGTTGACCGCTACTTCGGTCGGATTGGTCTCTTTAAGAATCAACTAGGTGATTCGATTCTGCGTGATAGCGACCTGGTTCTAGCCGTTGGTTACGATCCGGTGGAATACGAACCGCGGAACTGGCACAACAATGATACGCCGATTATCAACATTGATGACGTCCAAACGGAACTATCTAACGATTTCCAACCAGTGATTGATACCCAAACCAGCGTAGCCAAGACGTTGGAATCCATTACGGATGCCCTTCCCGATCAACCAGAATTCCCTGCCGATACGTTAGCTGAGTTAAATCGCTTGCGCAGTGAATACGATAAGATTGACGAAGAAAACTACCGTCAGTACGAACAAGCTGGTGATCAAGAACGTTTGAATCCGTTGAACCTGCTGGAAGTGGTACAAAATAACGTCACCGAAGACACTCCCATCACGGTTGACATCGGTAGTCACTACATTTGGATGGCACGGTACTTTAAGTCTTACCAACCCCGGACGTTGCTGTTCAGTGACGGAATGCAGACGCTTGGAGTTTCATTGCCATGGGCCATTGCCGCTTCGTTAGTTCGTCCGAACCAAAAAATTGTTTCCGTTTCTGGTGATGGAGGCTTCTTGTTCTCTGGTCAAGAACTAGAAACTGCAGTACGATTGAACTCCAACATCGTTCAATTAATTTGGAATGACTCGCACTACGACATGGTGCGGTTCCAAGAAATTGCGAAGTACGGAAAGGACTCCGGAGTTGATTTCAATAACATCAACTACGCCGAAATTGCCAATGGGTATGGCGCTACCGGAATCCGGGTTAACAACCTCGATGAATTTGAGGATGCTTTCAAGAAGGCCATGAAGACCGATGGACCAGTCGTAATTGACATTCCGGTGGATTACTCAAACAACATTAAGTTGAAGACGTCGAAGTTGCTGTAA
- a CDS encoding HigA family addiction module antitoxin — protein sequence MNDAVKITMGDILKEEFMIPYKLSASKLARDIDVPTSRIQDILHDRRKISLDTSIRLGKYFGASETYFLNMQNSVDLRNLDDDAVKEYTKIKPIKHLSA from the coding sequence ATGAATGATGCAGTAAAAATCACGATGGGGGATATTTTAAAAGAAGAGTTCATGATTCCCTACAAACTTTCAGCTTCAAAGTTGGCAAGAGACATTGATGTACCAACCTCTAGAATTCAGGATATCCTGCATGATCGGAGAAAAATCAGTTTGGATACCTCAATTCGCTTAGGTAAATACTTTGGCGCTAGCGAAACTTACTTTTTAAACATGCAAAATTCTGTTGATTTACGTAACTTAGATGATGATGCCGTTAAGGAATACACCAAAATTAAACCAATTAAGCATTTATCAGCCTAA